One genomic segment of bacterium includes these proteins:
- the rsxA gene encoding electron transport complex subunit RsxA, whose translation MELFVIFISAALVNNFVLSYFLGICPFIGVSNKSSSAISMGMATTFVMVLTAIVSWLLFNLVLVPYKLEFLQIPSFILVIASLVQFVEMVIKKVSRPLYRALGIFLPLITTNCAILGLALLAAMREYSFLESVIFGVGAGAGFTLALIIMAGIREELDLADVPKPFRGAPITLIVAGILALAFMGFAGMI comes from the coding sequence ATGGAATTGTTTGTAATATTTATTTCTGCGGCACTGGTAAACAACTTTGTGCTTTCTTACTTTCTCGGTATATGTCCTTTCATTGGCGTTTCGAACAAATCGTCTTCCGCAATTTCAATGGGAATGGCGACGACATTTGTGATGGTGTTAACAGCCATTGTCAGCTGGCTTTTGTTCAATCTGGTTCTTGTTCCATACAAGCTGGAATTTTTGCAAATACCATCGTTCATACTTGTTATAGCATCACTCGTTCAGTTTGTGGAAATGGTAATTAAAAAAGTTAGCCGACCTCTATATCGTGCTCTTGGAATCTTTCTTCCTCTGATTACAACCAACTGTGCGATTCTTGGTTTAGCTCTTCTTGCTGCAATGAGAGAATATAGTTTTCTTGAAAGCGTAATTTTTGGAGTTGGTGCCGGGGCTGGCTTTACATTAGCGTTAATAATAATGGCCGGAATAAGAGAAGAACTTGACTTAGCTGACGTTCCAAAACCATTCCGCGGTGCTCCGATAACATTAATTGTTGCGGGGATTTTAGCGCTTGCTTTTATGGGTTTTGCAGGCATGATCTAA
- a CDS encoding electron transport complex subunit E — MKKQVSYLKEFTKGLWEINPIFKQILGTCPTLAVTVSIVNGIAMALATTFVLVFSSLLISLIRKLIPGQVRIATYIVVIASFVTIVDLVMKAQFPDLSKALGPFIPLIVVNCIILGRAEAFASKNNPLRSVLDALGNGAGFFIALVVMSGIREILGSRTFFGYQVLPTTFEPWLIMILPAGAFIVFGLLMGFSNLYVEKKKNLEREALISQYRRVGREEITEEVLKEAGV; from the coding sequence ATGAAAAAGCAAGTATCCTATCTTAAAGAATTCACAAAAGGTCTGTGGGAGATCAATCCCATCTTCAAGCAAATTCTTGGCACCTGCCCAACACTTGCCGTCACAGTTTCAATAGTAAATGGAATTGCAATGGCTCTTGCAACCACATTCGTTCTGGTTTTTTCAAGCTTGCTTATTTCGTTGATACGAAAGCTAATTCCAGGTCAGGTGAGAATAGCAACTTACATCGTGGTTATAGCAAGCTTTGTTACTATTGTTGATCTTGTTATGAAAGCACAATTTCCGGATCTAAGTAAAGCCCTGGGACCATTCATTCCTCTGATTGTAGTAAATTGTATAATACTTGGAAGAGCAGAAGCATTTGCATCAAAGAACAATCCATTGAGATCTGTGCTTGACGCACTTGGCAATGGTGCCGGATTTTTTATCGCGTTGGTAGTGATGAGTGGAATCAGAGAAATTCTCGGGAGCAGAACATTTTTTGGATATCAGGTATTGCCAACGACTTTCGAACCTTGGCTTATCATGATTTTACCCGCAGGCGCATTCATCGTATTTGGTTTGTTGATGGGTTTCTCAAATCTATATGTTGAAAAAAAGAAGAACCTCGAGAGAGAAGCACTGATTTCTCAATATAGAAGAGTTGGAAGAGAAGAAATCACAGAAGAAGTGCTCAAAGAGGCAGGAGTTTAA
- a CDS encoding FMN-binding protein encodes MKQIVHIIATLTIIGIIAGGSLSLVNNWAAPKIAINQKAETERAIFLVHLDGKRYEAIKNAGFEAYKVFDESDSSLGYSLVYSGNGFQGKIKLMIGLSVDISKITSIEILEQSETPGLGTKILEAPYKDQFNELIPGGAIKLVKGIEPSNPNEVQSITGATISSRAVVTIVNEGVSKLRTLENKGAAQ; translated from the coding sequence ATGAAACAAATTGTTCACATAATAGCAACACTTACTATTATTGGAATTATCGCCGGAGGTTCACTCTCTCTTGTAAATAACTGGGCCGCTCCAAAAATTGCAATTAATCAAAAAGCGGAAACGGAGAGAGCAATTTTTCTTGTTCATCTCGATGGGAAAAGATATGAAGCAATTAAAAACGCAGGCTTCGAAGCTTATAAAGTGTTTGATGAATCTGACAGTTCGCTTGGATACTCTCTGGTTTATTCGGGGAATGGTTTTCAGGGAAAAATTAAATTGATGATCGGGCTTTCCGTAGATATTAGCAAGATCACATCGATTGAAATTCTTGAACAATCAGAAACTCCCGGACTTGGCACTAAAATTCTTGAAGCTCCGTATAAAGATCAGTTTAATGAATTAATCCCGGGCGGCGCTATTAAACTTGTAAAAGGTATCGAACCATCAAACCCGAATGAAGTGCAGTCAATCACAGGCGCCACGATATCATCAAGAGCGGTAGTAACAATTGTTAATGAGGGAGTTTCCAAACTTAGAACGTTGGAAAACAAAGGAGCGGCACAATGA
- a CDS encoding RnfABCDGE type electron transport complex subunit D: METTTTTETKQKVYFDLTTSPHLHSKWSTKKVMWFVNLALAPTIAAALAFFGIYQALIMLTAIAFAVGTEAAIQSIRKKQVTWFDGSAALTGLLLALTLPPNFSLSATAIGSVVAIGLGKQIFGGLGYNIFNPALVGRAFLQAAFPVQITTWMKPNFAVDGITSATPLAALKFDKVFTETTPMILGNIGGSLGETSAIAVLLGGIFLIAVGIVNWRIPLSMILGMIIFGGIFWLINPQYPTPIFHILAGSFLFGAMFMATDWVTSPITNKGMWVFGLGISLVLVIIRIYGGLPEGVMYSILFMNGFVPLINKYTVPRTFGAVKENKK; the protein is encoded by the coding sequence ATGGAAACAACGACGACAACAGAAACAAAACAAAAAGTTTATTTTGATTTAACGACTTCACCGCACCTTCACTCTAAATGGTCAACAAAAAAAGTGATGTGGTTTGTCAATCTTGCACTTGCACCCACAATTGCAGCAGCACTTGCTTTCTTCGGGATTTACCAGGCGTTGATAATGTTAACTGCAATTGCATTTGCAGTTGGAACAGAGGCGGCGATTCAATCAATAAGAAAAAAGCAGGTAACCTGGTTCGATGGAAGCGCCGCACTTACAGGATTACTTCTCGCATTAACTCTTCCCCCTAACTTTTCATTGTCAGCAACCGCAATCGGTTCTGTTGTTGCAATCGGATTAGGGAAACAAATTTTCGGAGGACTCGGTTACAATATTTTCAATCCGGCGTTAGTTGGAAGAGCATTTCTTCAGGCCGCATTTCCGGTTCAGATTACAACCTGGATGAAACCAAACTTTGCGGTTGATGGAATAACAAGCGCCACTCCTCTTGCAGCTTTAAAATTCGACAAAGTGTTCACGGAAACAACGCCAATGATTCTTGGAAATATCGGCGGTTCTCTAGGCGAAACTTCAGCGATTGCCGTTTTACTCGGCGGAATTTTTCTCATTGCCGTTGGAATTGTGAACTGGCGAATTCCACTTTCAATGATTTTGGGAATGATAATCTTCGGTGGAATTTTCTGGCTTATAAATCCTCAATATCCAACTCCAATCTTTCACATCTTAGCCGGAAGCTTTTTATTCGGCGCGATGTTTATGGCAACAGATTGGGTGACATCACCCATAACCAATAAAGGAATGTGGGTGTTTGGACTTGGAATTTCTCTCGTGCTTGTCATTATAAGAATATATGGCGGTTTGCCGGAAGGAGTTATGTATTCAATTTTATTTATGAATGGATTTGTTCCTCTGATTAATAAATACACTGTTCCGAGAACCTTTGGTGCTGTGAAGGAGAATAAGAAATAA
- the rsxC gene encoding electron transport complex subunit RsxC — protein MSIGTFRGGVHPPEFKELTENCAFETIPNPEEIILPVSQHLGKDATPQVKKGDDVITGQLVAKAEGFISAPVHTSVAGKVLSLGKEITPTGFPKDAIVIKTNGTLEGERFRLSPLDPETITPDEIRARVAEAGIVGQGGAAFPTYVKLSPPKDKIIEVVILNGCECEPYLTRDYRFMIERPDDLISGLKLIMKALGVKRGVIGIEDNKPEAIKLLSDKILGETGLEVVALKTKYPQGAEKMLIKAVTGKEVPPGKLPMDVGAVIQNIGTAVAIHDAVVKGEVLTIAALTVSGKGIKVPKNLLVPVGTPIQNVIDFCGGVTEDAVKIVVGGPMMGVSQFDLHAPVMKATSGILVLTKEEITENPETPCLRCGQCVGACPLNLMPTKLSRYSQLQRYEDAEGADITVCMECGTCAYTCPANIPLVQWIRLGKQKVLEMQKERAAVTQ, from the coding sequence GTGAGTATAGGAACTTTTCGCGGAGGTGTTCATCCGCCGGAATTTAAAGAGCTGACAGAAAATTGTGCGTTTGAAACAATACCAAACCCCGAAGAAATTATTCTTCCCGTTTCTCAGCATCTGGGAAAAGACGCTACGCCTCAAGTTAAAAAAGGTGATGACGTAATTACAGGACAGCTGGTCGCAAAAGCAGAAGGATTTATTTCTGCCCCGGTTCACACTTCGGTTGCAGGAAAAGTTTTAAGCCTTGGTAAAGAAATAACTCCAACCGGATTTCCGAAAGACGCGATTGTTATTAAAACTAACGGAACATTAGAAGGCGAAAGATTCCGTCTTTCTCCGCTTGATCCGGAAACAATCACTCCAGATGAAATCCGAGCAAGAGTTGCTGAAGCCGGAATAGTTGGTCAAGGCGGCGCAGCATTTCCAACTTACGTTAAGCTTTCTCCACCAAAGGATAAAATAATAGAGGTTGTAATCCTGAATGGATGTGAATGTGAGCCATATCTTACCCGTGATTACAGGTTTATGATTGAACGACCAGATGATTTGATTTCAGGATTAAAATTAATAATGAAAGCGCTCGGTGTTAAACGTGGAGTAATCGGAATCGAAGACAACAAGCCCGAAGCGATCAAATTGCTTTCAGATAAAATTCTTGGTGAAACAGGACTTGAAGTTGTTGCGTTAAAAACGAAATATCCTCAGGGTGCCGAGAAGATGCTTATAAAAGCAGTCACGGGAAAAGAAGTTCCTCCCGGCAAATTACCAATGGATGTTGGAGCAGTTATACAGAATATTGGAACCGCAGTTGCAATTCACGATGCAGTAGTTAAAGGCGAAGTTCTTACTATTGCCGCGTTGACTGTTTCCGGGAAAGGAATTAAGGTTCCCAAAAATCTTTTAGTCCCCGTCGGAACACCAATTCAGAACGTAATTGATTTTTGTGGTGGAGTAACTGAAGACGCAGTAAAAATTGTTGTCGGCGGACCAATGATGGGTGTCTCACAATTTGATCTCCACGCCCCCGTTATGAAAGCAACTTCAGGAATACTTGTTTTAACAAAAGAAGAAATAACAGAAAATCCGGAGACACCTTGTTTGAGATGCGGACAATGTGTTGGGGCCTGCCCATTGAATCTGATGCCAACAAAACTTTCGCGCTATTCCCAGCTTCAAAGATATGAAGATGCCGAAGGTGCGGACATAACAGTTTGTATGGAATGTGGAACTTGTGCATACACCTGTCCGGCGAACATTCCTTTAGTTCAATGGATTAGGTTAGGCAAGCAGAAAGTTTTAGAAATGCAGAAAGAAAGAGCTGCGGTTACTCAGTGA
- a CDS encoding MFS transporter codes for MELFERLAYYGQATILSVFLRDHLRFDEVEAGQLSSIFGGLIYFLPIFAGALADKFGFKKAFSFAFFILAIGYFLIGSTGISGFEKYYSETNLFVILSFILIFTAIGGSFIKPSVLGTVALTTTKETKSLGYAIYYWLVNMGAAIGPFLAYLVRDSFGIQFVYLVSAISCALMFLVTLFFFKEPQAKLDEQRDSLIQVIKNLWTVVKNIKFMIFLMIFALYWIVFWEFFIVIPFYISDYISPEAPIELILSVGAWTIILLQIPINRLTKNIPTPTAIMIGFVFAALSWFLLYFSAAAGITVGLGLIIATIFIFSVGEQTQAPRFYEYLADLAPKGQAALFQGFAFLPIAIAWTLGGTFGGWIYHSFGRKEVGQPEIVFLIIGLVGVAAAIMMFLYNAYMKRVK; via the coding sequence ATGGAACTTTTTGAACGGCTCGCTTATTACGGACAAGCAACCATTCTAAGTGTTTTTCTCAGAGATCATCTCCGGTTTGATGAAGTTGAAGCCGGACAACTTTCTTCGATCTTCGGTGGGCTGATTTACTTCCTACCGATTTTTGCCGGCGCATTAGCAGATAAATTTGGTTTTAAAAAAGCATTCTCATTTGCCTTCTTTATTCTTGCAATTGGATATTTTCTTATCGGATCGACAGGTATTTCAGGGTTTGAGAAATATTATTCGGAAACAAATCTCTTCGTTATTCTAAGTTTTATTTTGATCTTTACTGCAATCGGCGGTTCGTTCATAAAGCCAAGTGTTCTTGGAACAGTTGCATTAACAACCACAAAAGAAACCAAATCACTCGGTTATGCAATTTATTACTGGCTTGTAAATATGGGTGCAGCGATTGGACCTTTTCTTGCATACCTTGTAAGAGACTCTTTCGGAATTCAGTTTGTATATCTTGTTTCTGCAATCAGCTGCGCATTGATGTTCTTAGTAACACTGTTTTTCTTTAAAGAGCCGCAAGCCAAGCTTGATGAACAGCGTGACAGTCTTATCCAGGTAATTAAAAATCTCTGGACTGTTGTAAAGAATATAAAGTTCATGATTTTCCTTATGATATTTGCTTTATACTGGATCGTGTTCTGGGAATTCTTCATTGTTATTCCTTTTTACATTTCTGATTATATAAGTCCCGAAGCACCGATTGAATTAATTCTTTCTGTTGGTGCATGGACAATTATTCTGCTGCAGATTCCTATCAACAGACTGACTAAAAATATTCCAACTCCAACTGCAATAATGATTGGTTTTGTTTTTGCAGCGCTGAGCTGGTTCCTGCTTTACTTCTCTGCTGCTGCAGGAATAACAGTTGGTCTTGGATTAATCATTGCTACAATTTTCATCTTCTCAGTTGGCGAGCAGACACAGGCTCCAAGATTTTACGAATATCTTGCTGACCTTGCACCAAAAGGACAAGCAGCTCTCTTTCAGGGATTTGCATTTCTGCCGATTGCAATTGCGTGGACACTCGGCGGAACCTTCGGCGGCTGGATTTACCACAGCTTTGGAAGGAAGGAAGTTGGTCAGCCAGAAATTGTATTTCTTATAATTGGTTTGGTTGGTGTAGCCGCAGCAATAATGATGTTTCTTTACAATGCCTATATGAAGAGGGTAAAGTAA
- a CDS encoding rhodanese-like domain-containing protein translates to MTTEQIFLYALIALIAIYIIRKILMIKSIKHYSAQEASQKIKKERNVVLLDVRTDTERKQGSIRGSYHIPITSIATSENELKKFKDAEIICYCRTGNRSLNAAAKLKKLGFNAANLRGGILRWNSAGLK, encoded by the coding sequence ATGACAACCGAACAAATATTTCTATACGCACTAATTGCTTTGATTGCGATTTATATAATCAGAAAAATTCTGATGATAAAATCAATAAAACACTATTCTGCACAGGAAGCATCACAGAAAATAAAAAAGGAACGAAACGTTGTTCTGCTTGATGTAAGAACCGATACGGAAAGAAAACAGGGTTCGATAAGGGGATCTTATCACATTCCAATAACATCAATAGCAACTAGCGAGAATGAGCTAAAGAAGTTCAAAGATGCGGAAATTATTTGCTACTGCAGAACGGGGAACAGAAGTCTGAACGCAGCAGCAAAACTTAAAAAGCTTGGATTTAATGCTGCGAATCTTCGTGGCGGAATTTTACGATGGAACTCGGCAGGTTTAAAATGA
- a CDS encoding DUF2892 domain-containing protein: MGSMDKGIRILLAVLIAILYFTNQITGVAAIVLGIFAIVFLLTSLVGFCPLYAPLKLSTLKKEEKK, translated from the coding sequence ATGGGCTCAATGGATAAAGGAATAAGAATACTTCTCGCGGTGCTGATTGCAATTCTCTATTTCACAAACCAGATAACCGGAGTTGCAGCTATTGTTTTGGGAATCTTTGCAATTGTATTTCTGTTGACAAGCCTCGTTGGCTTTTGTCCACTTTATGCACCATTGAAACTTTCTACTCTTAAGAAAGAAGAGAAAAAATAA
- a CDS encoding DUF302 domain-containing protein, whose product MQYGFSKTVDMSYEQAIEKVTAELKKEGFGVLTSIDVKETLKQKINVDFKKYAILGACNPPIAHKALQTEEELGLLLPCNVIVYEKEGKTQVSIFDPMVMTWILENDQMKPIATEVQERLQRVLKAI is encoded by the coding sequence ATGCAATATGGATTTTCTAAAACGGTTGATATGTCTTACGAACAGGCAATTGAAAAGGTAACTGCCGAATTGAAGAAAGAGGGCTTTGGAGTATTAACTTCGATTGATGTAAAAGAAACGCTGAAACAGAAAATTAATGTGGATTTTAAAAAGTATGCGATACTCGGCGCCTGCAATCCTCCGATAGCGCACAAGGCTTTACAGACAGAAGAAGAGCTTGGCTTGCTTCTTCCATGCAACGTTATTGTTTATGAAAAAGAAGGGAAGACCCAGGTTTCAATTTTCGATCCGATGGTGATGACCTGGATTTTGGAAAACGACCAGATGAAACCAATAGCAACAGAAGTTCAGGAAAGACTTCAAAGAGTTTTAAAAGCAATATAA
- the trxA gene encoding thioredoxin, translated as MAEHLTKQTFLEKVFNYEKNQDWKFEGDIPAVVDFWAPWCGPCRMVGPIIDELSTEYKGKVNFYKVNTDEEQELGAVFGIRSIPSLLFIPKDGQPKLAVGALPKESFKSAIEKELLTTEPSQN; from the coding sequence ATGGCTGAACATTTAACGAAACAAACTTTTTTAGAAAAAGTTTTTAACTATGAAAAGAATCAGGATTGGAAGTTTGAAGGAGACATTCCTGCGGTGGTAGATTTCTGGGCGCCATGGTGCGGTCCGTGCAGAATGGTAGGTCCGATAATTGACGAACTCTCCACCGAGTACAAAGGAAAAGTAAATTTTTATAAAGTTAATACAGATGAAGAGCAGGAACTCGGTGCTGTCTTTGGAATACGAAGCATACCTTCTTTATTATTCATTCCAAAGGACGGACAGCCGAAACTTGCCGTTGGCGCGCTTCCGAAGGAGTCATTTAAATCTGCAATAGAAAAAGAACTCCTCACAACCGAACCAAGTCAAAATTAG
- a CDS encoding efflux RND transporter permease subunit, translated as MFLAKVSINRPVLTTVGIVIFLIFGLIAYFGLNLNLQPDVEIPFVTVQTIYPGAGPKEIETLITKRIEDAVSTISQIERIESYSLDGVSIIIIEFQLGKNVNVANQETKDKVDEIINDLPTDAKKPVVQKVDIRLFPVVDVVLSGNLSPRQLYEVADKTLKDRFSQIDGVAKVNITGGQEREIRVVLDNRVVYENNISLPQLTQILQAANMDIPGGYFQIGSQEYTVRLVGQFQNPDAISELEIPTAYGPKKIRQIADVYDSGKDIRQRATFFNVKENFRNENVIRLGIIKSSEGNVVKVAEAVRNQLPEIQSILPEGSKLEVVNDASEFVQSSFDDTMSNIYLGVIFTAIVLFLFLHDWRSTLVVAMSMPTSIISTFLLLQAFGLSLNMMTLMGLSVSVGVLVANSVVVLENIFRYKKMGETIRQAAFKGTSEVGVAVLASTLTNIVVFLPIANMSSMVGMWLRELALAAVFATIFSLIMSFTLTPLLSSIILSKEHATGKLASWFNRFEVKQTELYKKLLAIVLRNKLSSALTFAGSIVIFILVMMIFGPKLGFEFIPQTDDGKINITVELPSGYNLDETARTVRQVEERVKSHNEVKHILTNLGKISDLDVGTNMASIDVQLVDVKERDAKLLDMISLLTSDLADIPNAKIKVDVGSRMGGEEAPIQFFLLGQDLDELERLKDEAINKFKDVPGLINFDNSSRAGKPEITVYPKREKLTEAGLTITDLAFTLRAGIEGIQSAKYREVGNEYDITVTLDDESVNSPEKAGNITVASPRGSFRLAQLADVRFTTGFTKILHRDKFTSIMFTGAAAPGVPLGNVTGELEKRFNTIELPPGYYFRWGGNVKMMNDMIQDMIFAFFLAVLLTYMLLSAILESFWQPIIIMITVVLGLLGVILALFITNTAFSITSLMSIIMLIGIVVNNAILILDYTNQLRREQGYLPKDALMEACPTKLKPQLMASIAIVLGMLPLALGIGDAGKEIRMPLGIVAIGGLIAATVLTLFVIPAIYYLTSKAKSVVREKI; from the coding sequence ATGTTTCTCGCAAAAGTTTCTATTAATCGCCCCGTTCTTACAACAGTTGGAATTGTAATTTTCCTGATTTTCGGATTGATTGCATATTTCGGACTTAACCTTAACCTCCAGCCGGATGTTGAAATTCCCTTTGTAACAGTTCAAACAATCTATCCCGGCGCAGGACCAAAGGAAATCGAAACGTTGATCACAAAAAGGATTGAGGACGCCGTTTCAACAATAAGTCAGATAGAAAGAATAGAGTCTTATTCTCTCGATGGTGTGTCAATTATTATCATCGAGTTTCAGCTTGGCAAAAACGTAAACGTTGCTAACCAGGAAACAAAAGACAAAGTTGACGAAATCATTAACGATCTTCCGACCGATGCAAAAAAACCAGTCGTGCAAAAAGTTGATATAAGACTATTCCCTGTCGTAGATGTTGTGTTGAGCGGAAATCTTAGTCCTCGACAGCTTTATGAAGTCGCAGACAAAACCCTGAAGGATAGGTTCTCACAAATTGATGGCGTTGCTAAAGTTAATATTACCGGAGGACAGGAAAGAGAAATCCGCGTTGTGCTGGATAACAGAGTTGTATATGAAAATAATATTTCTCTTCCTCAATTAACGCAGATTCTTCAGGCAGCGAATATGGATATTCCGGGAGGATATTTTCAGATCGGAAGTCAGGAATATACTGTCAGACTTGTGGGCCAATTTCAAAATCCAGATGCAATAAGTGAGCTTGAAATCCCAACTGCTTACGGTCCGAAAAAGATAAGACAGATCGCGGATGTTTATGATTCCGGAAAAGATATAAGACAGCGGGCAACATTTTTTAATGTGAAGGAAAATTTCAGAAACGAGAACGTTATCCGTCTCGGCATTATTAAAAGTAGCGAAGGAAATGTTGTTAAAGTTGCAGAAGCAGTGCGTAATCAGCTTCCGGAGATTCAAAGCATACTTCCCGAAGGATCAAAGCTCGAAGTAGTAAACGACGCTTCAGAATTTGTGCAGAGCAGCTTTGATGACACAATGAGCAACATTTATCTCGGCGTGATATTTACGGCGATAGTTCTGTTTTTATTTTTGCACGATTGGCGATCTACACTCGTAGTCGCAATGTCAATGCCCACATCAATTATTTCAACATTCCTTTTGCTGCAGGCGTTTGGTCTCTCACTTAATATGATGACATTGATGGGGCTTTCGGTTTCGGTTGGTGTATTGGTTGCAAACTCTGTGGTTGTGCTTGAAAATATCTTCCGTTATAAAAAAATGGGAGAGACAATCAGACAGGCAGCTTTCAAAGGAACATCAGAAGTTGGAGTTGCTGTTCTTGCATCAACATTAACAAACATCGTTGTGTTTCTGCCAATTGCCAATATGTCGTCGATGGTTGGTATGTGGCTGAGAGAGCTCGCGCTCGCTGCGGTTTTTGCAACGATATTTTCGCTAATAATGTCATTTACTTTAACACCGCTTCTTTCATCAATTATTCTTTCGAAGGAACATGCAACCGGAAAGCTTGCTTCCTGGTTCAATCGTTTTGAAGTAAAGCAAACAGAACTTTATAAAAAGCTGCTAGCTATAGTTCTTCGTAATAAATTAAGTAGTGCACTAACATTTGCCGGCTCAATTGTAATATTCATTCTGGTTATGATGATATTCGGACCAAAGCTTGGCTTCGAGTTTATCCCCCAGACAGACGACGGTAAAATTAATATTACAGTGGAGCTTCCTTCCGGGTATAATCTTGACGAAACCGCAAGAACAGTTCGGCAGGTTGAGGAAAGAGTAAAAAGTCATAATGAAGTTAAACACATACTTACAAACCTTGGCAAGATCAGCGATCTAGATGTCGGTACAAATATGGCAAGCATTGACGTTCAGCTTGTTGACGTAAAAGAGCGAGACGCAAAACTGCTTGATATGATTTCTTTATTAACTTCTGATTTAGCGGATATACCAAATGCAAAAATAAAAGTTGATGTTGGCTCACGAATGGGCGGCGAGGAAGCACCAATTCAATTCTTTTTACTTGGACAGGATCTTGATGAACTTGAGAGATTAAAAGACGAAGCAATTAATAAATTTAAGGATGTTCCCGGGTTGATAAACTTCGATAACAGCTCACGTGCGGGGAAACCCGAAATCACAGTTTACCCGAAAAGAGAAAAACTTACAGAAGCAGGACTCACAATTACAGATCTTGCTTTCACTCTTCGTGCAGGAATAGAAGGAATTCAATCTGCAAAATATCGTGAAGTGGGAAATGAATATGATATAACAGTTACATTGGATGATGAGTCAGTTAACTCTCCTGAAAAAGCAGGCAACATTACTGTTGCATCACCGCGGGGTTCTTTCCGTCTTGCTCAACTTGCGGATGTCAGGTTTACAACCGGCTTCACAAAGATTTTACACCGGGATAAGTTTACTTCCATAATGTTCACTGGAGCGGCTGCACCGGGAGTTCCGCTCGGTAACGTAACTGGTGAGCTCGAGAAAAGATTCAACACAATTGAACTTCCCCCGGGTTACTATTTCCGTTGGGGTGGAAATGTCAAGATGATGAACGATATGATCCAGGATATGATATTCGCATTTTTCCTTGCAGTATTGTTAACCTACATGCTGCTGTCAGCGATACTTGAAAGTTTCTGGCAGCCGATTATTATTATGATCACTGTCGTTCTTGGCTTGCTTGGAGTTATTCTTGCTCTATTTATTACGAACACAGCTTTCAGCATTACATCGCTTATGTCGATAATTATGTTGATAGGAATTGTGGTTAATAATGCAATACTTATTCTCGATTATACAAACCAGTTAAGAAGAGAACAGGGCTATCTGCCGAAAGATGCTTTGATGGAAGCATGCCCAACAAAATTAAAACCACAATTAATGGCATCGATAGCGATTGTGCTTGGCATGCTTCCTCTTGCACTTGGCATTGGTGATGCAGGAAAAGAAATCAGGATGCCGCTCGGTATTGTTGCTATTGGCGGATTGATTGCCGCAACTGTGCTAACACTATTTGTGATACCAGCAATTTATTATCTGACTTCAAAAGCAAAATCGGTAGTAAGAGAAAAGATTTAA